One genomic window of Salvia miltiorrhiza cultivar Shanhuang (shh) chromosome 4, IMPLAD_Smil_shh, whole genome shotgun sequence includes the following:
- the LOC131021357 gene encoding uncharacterized protein LOC131021357 — protein sequence MAALLVGPPEIYPQSSIHVCVLNFKKALIGESPPMGLTENLSPTFLSTGNPCLDFFFHVVPDTPPETLINRLRLAWAHDPLKALKLVCNLRGVRGTGKSDKEGFYTAALWLHDCHPKTLAANVAAFTDFGYMKDLLEILFRILEGPKARESAKETGEKWKAWKSAKEQWGRVNKELTEAKKFKKEMKRRRNFCTRTTHLLRMRRCLKTQLTEGRKCVETGQTREEKRLKKAKRVVKRYNEDPKFKLLHDRISDLFAQGLRSDMEMLKSGKLNKISLAAKWCPSLDSSFDRITLLCETVAKKVFPRAEYAEYQGVEEAHYAYRVRDRLRKEVLVPLRRALELPEVYIGANDWGSLPYNRVASVAMKTYTSKFLKHDEERFREYLDRVESGQAKIAAGALLPHQIIASLDDDEDSGTAKVAELQWKRMVEDVAKKGKLSNCLAVCDVSGSMSGIPMEVSVALGVLVSELSEKPWKGKLITFSESPQLQRVRGESLKEKTEFVRRMEWGGNTDFQKVFDVILKVAVKGKLKAEEMIKRLFVFSDMEFDEASMNPWETDYEAIVRKYREKGYGECVPEIVFWNLRDSKATPVPANEPGVALVSGYSKNLMTLFLEEGGVMDPEAVMEAAISRKEYHKLVVLD from the coding sequence ATGGCTGCTCTTCTCGTCGGGCCACCTGAGATCTACCCACAATCCTCCATACATGTATGCGTCTTAAATTTCAAGAAAGCTCTAATCGGTGAAAGCCCTCCAATGGGCCTCACCGAAAATCTTTCTCCGACATTTCTATCGACGGGCAATCCCTGTCTGGATTTCTTCTTCCACGTCGTCCCCGACACGCCACCGGAAACCTTGATCAACCGCCTGCGGCTCGCGTGGGCTCACGACCCATTGAAGGCCCTGAAGCTTGTCTGCAATCTCCGAGGAGTCAGAGGCACCGGAAAATCCGACAAAGAAGGGTTCTACACAGCCGCGCTGTGGCTGCACGATTGCCACCccaaaaccctagccgccaACGTGGCCGCTTTCACGGATTTCGGCTACATGAAAGATTTGCTGGAGATCCTTTTCCGGATTCTAGAAGGGCCCAAGGCGCGAGAATCTGCGAAAGAGACGGGGGAGAAGTGGAAAGCTTGGAAATCGGCCAAGGAGCAGTGGGGGAGAGTAAATAAGGAGTTGACGGAGGCGAAGAAATTTAAGAAGGAGATGAAGCGGCGGAGGAATTTTTGTACCAGAACAACACATTTGTTAAGGATGAGGAGATGTTTGAAGACACAGTTGACTGAGGGTAGGAAATGTGTGGAAACGGGGCAAACCCGCGAAGAGAAGAGACTGAAAAAGGCGAAGAGAGTTGTGAAGAGGTATAATGAGGATCCCAAATTTAAGCTCTTGCATGACCGAATCTCTGATCTATTCGCGCAGGGTTTGAGATCGGATATGGAGATGTTGAAATCTGGGAAATTGAACAAGATCAGCCTCGCCGCGAAATGGTGCCCCTCTCTTGATTCGTCGTTCGATAGAATAACGCTGCTGTGCGAAACCGTGGCGAAGAAGGTGTTTCCGAGGGCAGAATATGCAGAGTATCAAGGCGTGGAGGAGGCGCATTACGCGTATCGCGTGAGGGATAGGCTGAGGAAGGAGGTGCTGGTGCCGCTGCGGAGGGCGCTGGAGCTGCCGGAGGTGTATATCGGCGCCAATGATTGGGGCTCTCTGCCTTACAACAGAGTGGCGTCTGTGGCTATGAAAACATACACGAGTAAGTTCCTCAAGCACGACGAGGAAAGATTTCGCGAGTACCTTGATAGAGTGGAGTCCGGCCAAGCAAAGATTGCAGCTGGCGCGTTGCTTCCTCATCAGATCATCGCCTCTCTCGATGATGATGAAGACAGTGGCACCGCCAAAGTGGCGGAGCTTCAGTGGAAGAGAATGGTGGAGGACGTGGCGAAGAAGGGGAAACTGAGCAATTGCCTTGCAGTCTGTGATGTCTCCGGGAGTATGTCTGGGATCCCGATGGAGGTGTCGGTGGCGCTAGGAGTTCTGGTGTCGGAGCTGAGCGAGAAGCCATGGAAGGGGAAGCTCATCACCTTCAGCGAAAGCCCACAGCTCCAGAGAGTGAGAGGGGAAAGCTTGAAAGAGAAGACTGAGTTTGTTAGGAGAATGGAGTGGGGAGGGAACACAGATTTCCAGAAGGTGTTTGATGTGATACTGAAAGTGGCCGTGAAGGGGAAGTTGAAGGCGGAGGAGATGATAAAGAGGCTGTTTGTGTTCAGCGATATGGAATTCGATGAGGCTTCAATGAATCCGTGGGAGACGGATTATGAGGCGATCGTGAGGAAATACAGAGAGAAGGGATACGGAGAATGTGTGCCGGAGATTGTGTTTTGGAATTTGAGGGATTCGAAGGCGACGCCGGTGCCGGCGAACGAGCCGGGGGTGGCGCTGGTGAGCGGCTACTCCAAGAATTTGATGACTTTGTTTCTTGAAGAGGGTGGAGTAATGGATCCGGAGGCTGTAATGGAAGCTGCGATTTCTAGGAAAGAGTATCACAAGTTGGTTGTCTTAGATTAA
- the LOC131023365 gene encoding cyclin-dependent kinase G-1-like, with amino-acid sequence MMAELGLPENPFLFEKEDWVYKEKAGPLLKKEVRVYKSLFDEYEIEKEINRGAFGVVYRARDRKSKETVAMKEEVGGGGLLMEMDILKSLPRHPNIVEFKKVARDGARVFVVMEYLEYDLQRVRAVMEQPFPLSITKTLMREILRGVAFLHHHGVVHRDLKPANILFGGANYDLKICDFGLSARLGSRCSAGAGTRWYKAPEVLGGCRSYTSAIDVWSVGCIMAEFVLDQPLFQGQSDAHQLTCIREVLCGRTNLLRPLIMSASGAAPLTHAGFHLLGRLLAYHPNSRISAADALRHPWFAQQD; translated from the coding sequence ATGATGGCGGAATTGGGGCTTCCCGAGAACCCCTTCTTGTTCGAGAAAGAAGATTGGGTTTACAAGGAGAAGGCGGGTCCCTTGTTGAAGAAAGAAGTTAGGGTTTACAAATCTTTATTTGATGAGTACGAGATTGAGAAGGAGATCAACCGGGGGGCCTTCGGCGTGGTGTACAGAGCGCGAGACAGGAAAAGCAAGGAGACGGTGGCGATGAAGGAGGAGGTTGGCGGCGGCGGGCTACTGATGGAGATGGACATCCTGAAATCCCTGCCGCGGCACCCCAACATAGTGGAATTCAAGAAAGTGGCGAGGGATGGGGCCCGCGTGTTCGTGGTGATGGAGTACTTGGAGTACGACCTCCAGAGGGTGAGGGCGGTGATGGAGCAGCCCTTCCCGCTCTCCATAACCAAGACCCTCATGCGGGAAATTCTCAGGGGCGTCGCCTTCCTCCACCACCACGGCGTCGTGCACAGGGATCTCAAGCCGGCCAACATTCTCTTCGGAGGCGCCAACTACGACCTCAAAATCTGCGACTTCGGCCTCTCGGCGCGCCTCGGATCGCGGTGCAGCGCCGGCGCGGGGACCAGGTGGTACAAGGCGCCGGAGGTTCTGGGCGGGTGCCGCAGCTACACGAGCGCCATCGACGTGTGGTCGGTGGGGTGCATCATGGCGGAGTTCGTGTTGGACCAACCCCTTTTCCAAGGCCAATCGGATGCTCATCAGCTCACCTGCATTCGCGAGGTCCTCTGCGGCCGGACCAACCTTCTGCGGCCTCTCATCATGTCTGCGTCAGGCGCGGCGCCGCTCACTCATGCTGGATTTCATCTGCTCGGGAGGCTCTTGGCGTACCACCCAAACAGCAGGATTTCAGCCGCCGACGCTCTCAGACACCCTTGGTTCGCTCAACAAGATTGA